A genome region from Vulpes lagopus strain Blue_001 chromosome 7, ASM1834538v1, whole genome shotgun sequence includes the following:
- the PNPLA6 gene encoding patatin-like phospholipase domain-containing protein 6 isoform X2 produces the protein MGTSRHGPTVTSSGAEDLAEWDGDGGAPASGEGSAGRVCDAQPVPFVPQVLGVMIGAGVAVLVTAVLILLLVRRLRVPKTPAPEGPRYRFRKRDKVLFYGRKIMRKVSQSTSSLVDASVSTTSRPRMKKKLKMLNIAKKILRIQKEAPTLQRKEPPPAVLEADLTEGDLANSHLPSEVLYMLKNVRVLGHFEKPLFLELCRHMVFQRLSQGDYVFRPGQPDASIYVVQDGLLELCLPGPDGKECVVKEVVPGDSVNSLLSILDVITGHQHPQRTVSARAARDSTVLRLPVEAFSAVFTKYPESLVRVVQIIMVRLQRVTFLALHNYLGLTNELFSHEIQPLRLFPSPGLPSRTSPVRGSKRVVSASAAEEPRETPGRPPDPTGAPLPGPAGDPVKPTSLEAPSAPLLSRCISMPVDISGLQGGPRSDFDMAYERGRISVSLQEEASGGPQAAPARTPTQELREQPAGACEHSYCEDELATGGCPFGPYQGRQTSSIFEAAKRELAKLMRIEDPSLLNSRVLLHHAKAGTIIARQGDQDVSLHFVLWGCLHVYQRMIDKAEDVCLFVAQPGELVGQLAVLTGEPLIFTLRAQRDCTFLRISKSDFYEIMRAQPSVVLSAAHTVAARMSPFVRQMDFAIDWTAVEAGRALYRQGDRSDCTYIVLNGRLRSVIQRGSGKKELVGEYGRGDLIGVVEALTRQPRATTVHAVRDTELAKLPEGTLGHIKRRYPQVVTRLIHLLSQKILGNLQQLQGPFPGSGLGVPPHSELTNPASNLATVAVLPVCAEVPMVAFTLELQHALQAIGPTLLLNSDIIRARLGASALDSIQEFRLSGWLAQQEDAHRIVLYQTDASLTPWTVRCLRQADCILIVGLGDQEPTLGQLEQMLENTAVRALKQLVLLHREEGPGPTRTVEWLNMRSWCSGHLHLRCPRRLFSRRSPAKLHELYEKVFSRRADRHSDFSRLARVLTGNTIALVLGGGGARGCSHIGVLKALEEAGVPVDLVGGTSIGSFIGALYAEERSASRTKQRAREWAKSMTSVMEPVLDLTYPVTSMFTGSAFNRSIHRVFQDKQIEDLWLPYFNVTTDITASAMRVHKDGSLWRYVRASMTLSGYLPPLCDPKDGHLLMDGGYINNLPADIARSMGAKTVIAIDVGSQDETDLSTYGDSLSGWWLLWKRLNPWADKIKVPDMAEIQSRLAYVSCVRQLEVVKSSSYCEYLRPPIDCFKTMDFGKFDQIYDVGYQYGKAVFGGWSRGDIIEKMLTDRRSADLNESRRADVLAFPSSGFTDLAEIVSRIEPPTTSYVSDGCADGEESDCLTEYEEDAGPDCSRDEGGSPEGASPSTASEMEEEKSVLRHRRCVPLEPPTTAADA, from the exons ATGGGGACGTCGAGGCACGGGCCGACCGTGACCTCCTCGGGGGCGGAGGACTTGGCCGAATGGGATGGGGACGGGGGCGCTCCGGCCTCCGGGGAGGGCTCGGCAGGCCGGGTATGCGATGCGCAGCCAGTGCCCTTCGTCCCGCAGGTGCTGGGCGTGATGATTGGGGCCGGAGTCGCGGTGCTGGTCACGGCCGTGCTCATCCTCCTGCTGGTGCGGAGGCTGCGAGTGCCGA AAACGCCAGCCCCGGAGGGGCCCCGCTACCGATTCCGGAAGAGGGACAAAGTGCTCTTCTACGGTCGGAAGATTATGCGGAAG GTATCACAGTCCACTTCCTCCCTGGTGGACGCGTCTGTCTCCACCACTTCCCGGCCCCGCATGAAGAAGAAACttaagatgctcaacattgccAAGAA GATCCTGCGTATCCAGAAGGAGGCACCAACGCTGCAGCGGAAGGAGCCCCCACCTGCGGTGCTGGAGGCTGACCTGACGGAGGGTGACCTGGCTAACTCCCACCTGCCCTCCGAGGTGCTCTACATGCTCAAGAATGTCCG GGTGCTGGGCCACTTTGAGAAACCGCTCTTCTTGGAGCTCTGCCGACACATGGTCTTCCAGCGGCTCAGCCAGGGTGACTATGTCTTCCGGCCAGGCCAGCCAGATGCCAGTATCTATGTGGTGCAGGATGGGCTGCTGGAGCTCTGTCTGCCAGGGCCT GATGGGAAGGAGTGTGTGGTGAAGGAGGTGGTCCCTGGGGACAGTGTCAATAGCCTTCTGAGCATCCTGGATGTCATCACC GGCCACCAGCACCCCCAGCGGACGGTGTCTGCCCGGGCAGCCCGCGACTCCACAGTGCTGCGGCTGCCAGTGGAGGCCTTCTCCGCCGTGTTCACCAAGTACCCCGAGAGCTTGGTGCGGGTCGTACAG ATCATCATGGTGAGGCTGCAGCGGGTCACCTTTCTGGCACTTCACAACTACCTGGGTCTAACCAACGAGCTGTTTAGCCAC GAGATCCAGCCCCTGCGCCtcttccccagccctggccttCCCTCCCGCACCAGCCCTGTGCGTGGTTCCAAGCGGGTGGTCAGTGCCTCAGCTGCTGAGGAGCCTCGGGAGACTCCTGGCCGGCCGCCTGACCCCACCGGGGCCCCATTGCCTGGACCTGCAG GGGACCCGGTGAAGCCCACATCTCTGgaggctccctctgcccccctgctgAGTCGCTGCATCTCCATGCCCGTGGACATCTCAG GCTTGCAAGGTGGCCCCCGCTCAGACTTCGACATGGCGTATGAGCGTGGCCGGATCTCCGTGTCCCTGCAGGAAGAGGCTTCAGGGGGGCCCCAGGCAGCTCCTGCTCGG ACCCCCACTCAGGAGCTCCGGGAGCAGCCAGCAGGTGCCTGTGAGCACAGCTACTGCGAGGACGAGTTGGCCACCGGTGGTTGCCCCTTCGGGCCCTACCAGGGACGCCAGACAAGCAGCATCTTCGAGGCAGCAAAGCGGGAGCTGGCAAAACTGATGCGGATTGAG GACCCATCCCTCCTGAACAGCCGGGTCTTGCTACATCATGCCAAAGCTGGCACCATCATCGCCCGCCAGGGGGACCAG GATGTGAGCCTGCACTTTGTGCTGTGGGGCTGCTTGCATGTCTACCAGCGCATGATCGACAAGGCAGAGGATGTATGCTTGTTCGTGGCACAacctggggagctggtggggcAGCTGGCAGTGCTCACGGGCGAGCCCCTCATCTTCACACTGAGAGCCCAGCGTGATTGCACCTTCCTGAGGATTTCTAAGTCCGACTTCTATGA GATCATGCGTGCACAGCCTAGTGTGGTGCTGAGTGCTGCGCACACCGTGGCCGCCAGGATGTCACCCTTTGTGCGCCAGATGGACTTTGCCATCGACTGGACGGCGGTGGAAGCGGGCCGCGCTTTGTACAG GCAGGGCGACCGTTCCGACTGCACCTACATTGTGCTCAATGGGCGGCTGCGCAGTGTCATCCAGCGCGGCAGCGGCAAGAAGGAGCTGGTGGGCGAGTACGGCCGTGGGGACCTCATTGGCGTG GTGGAGGCGCTGACACGGCAGCCACGTGCCACAACGGTGCACGCGGTGCGGGACACGGAGCTGGCCAAACTCCCGGAGGGCACTCTGGGCCACATCAAACGTCGATACCCACAG GTCGTGACTCGCCTCATCCACCTGCTAAGCCAGAAAATTTTGGGGAATTTGCAGCAGCTGCAAGGACCCTTCCCAG GCTCAGGACTAGGCGTTCCCCCTCACTCGGAGCTTACCAACCCAGCCAGCAACCTGGCAACAGTGGCCGTCCTGCCAGTGTGTGCTGAGGTGCCCATGGTGGCCTTCACTCTGGAGCTGCAGCATGCTCTGCAAGCAATTG GTCCCACGCTCCTCCTCAACAGTGACATCATCCGGGCCCGCCTGGGGGCCTCTGCTCTGGATAG CATCCAGGAGTTCCGGCTCTCAGGGTGGCTTGCCCAGCAGGAGGATGCGCACCGCATAGTGCTCTACCAGACTGACGCGTCGCTGACGCCCTGGACAGTCCGCTGCTTACGCCAGGCCGACTGCATCCTCATTGTGGGCCTGGGCGACCAGGAGCCCACGCTCGGCCAG CTGGAGCAAATGCTGGAGAATACAGCAGTGCGTGCCCTCAAGCAGCTGGTGCTGCTACACCGTGAGGAGGGCCCAGGCCCTACGCGCACTGTGGAGTGGCTCAACATGCGCAGCTGGTGCTCAGGGCACTTGCATTTGCGCTGTCCACGCCGCCTCTTCTCTCGCCGCAGCCCTGCCAAGCTG CACGAGCTCTACGAGAAGGTTTTCTCGAGGCGCGCGGACCGGCACAGCGACTTCTCCCGCTTGGCACGGGTGCTCACAGGCAACACCATCGCCCTGGtgctgggtgggggcggggccag GGGCTGCTCACATATCGGGGTGCTGAAGGCATTGGAGGAGGCAGGCGTCCCTGTCGACCTGGTGGGTGGCACATCCATCGGCTCCTTCATCGGGGCCTTGTACGCAGAGGAGCGAAGCGCCAGTCGTACCAAGCAGCGGGCCCGGGAGTGGGCCAAG AGCATGACTTCGGTGATGGAGCCTGTGCTGGACCTCACGTACCCTGTCACCTCCATGTTCACCGGCTCGGCCTTCAACCGCAGCATCCATCGAGTCTTCCAGGACAAGCAGATCGAG GACCTGTGGCTGCCGTATTTCAATGTGACCACGGACATCACCGCCTCAGCCATGCGTGTCCACAAAGATG gctccctgtggcggTACGTACGCGCCAGCATGACGCTCTCGGGCTACCTGCCCCCGCTGTGCGACCCGAAGGACGGGCACCTCCTCATGGACGGCGGCTACATCAACAACCTGCCAG CGGACATTGCCCGCAGCATGGGTGCCAAGACCGTCATCGCCATCGACGTGGGAAGCCAGGATGAGACAGACCTCAGCACCTATGGGGACAGCCTGTCTGGCTGGTGGCTGCTGTGGAAGCGGCTGAACCCCTGGGCAGACAAGATCAAGGTTCCAGACATGGCCGAGATCCAGTCTCGCCTGGCCTACGTGTCCTGCGTGCGGCAGCTGGAGGTGGTTAAGTCCAGCTCCTACTGCGAGTACCTGCGCCCGCCCATCGACTGCTTCAAGACCATGGACTTCGGGAAGTTCGATCAGATCTAT GATGTGGGCTACCAGTACGGGAAGGCGGTGTTCGGGGGCTGGAGCCGGGGCGACATCATTGAAAAGATGCTCACGGACCGGAGGTCTGCTGACCTTAACGAGAGCCGCCGTGCAGAC GTGTTGGCCTTCCCCAGCTCTGGCTTCACCGACTTGGCGGAGATTGTGTCTCGGATCGAGCCCCCTACAACCAGCTACGTTTCTGATGGCTGTGCCGATG GGGAGGAGTCGGACTGCCTGACGGAGTATGAGGAGGACGCGGGCCCTGACTGCTCACGGGATGAAGGGGGGTCTCCCGAGGGCGCGAGCCCCAGCACTGCCTCTGAGATG gaggaggagaagtcaGTTCTCCGGCACCGGCGTTGTGTGCCCCTGGAGCCTCCCACCACGGCTGCGGATGCCTGA